Proteins encoded together in one Sceloporus undulatus isolate JIND9_A2432 ecotype Alabama chromosome 4, SceUnd_v1.1, whole genome shotgun sequence window:
- the LOC121928366 gene encoding coiled-coil domain-containing protein 17-like, giving the protein MLHASIALLSTEEQAGNIFQKNTLLCSTLLMMTDSVVFHCPNCEMGFHSSRLLEKHMERFCIGRETATYHQPQASKPKRHNLRNLEDEEYKQQGPGLRSLDSTGGVSNSQTLKKLTEEFQKLRMSLEDTLPTFRMLQTKNDNTQQILHQQEYWQRQQQMAEMHERQLADIQARNQHLEQQKNEIHKRLEELKLGNSTTSHIEQLLVELNTQEGKNQLALNALREQVGLLQVAAENRSKPEHPTMIKSDNATDKAEDKVFFKSMPFPPAVGPLSSEIQSVYLAYVQSGGSDHNILRQMYELQVEAVGLEKTEARPEHKGRKKKHESSPSAFSRGLDAELLSVELENQRLEDEILKLKILKDRRRMEDGRWSAYTAVVEPKITA; this is encoded by the exons ATGTTACATGCCAGCATTGCCCTTCTCTCTACAGAAGAGCAAGCAGGCAATATCTTCCAGAAAAATACCCTTCTCTGTAGCACACTCCTCATGATGACAGATTCGGTGGTTTTTCACTGTCCCAACTGTGAGATGGGCTTTCACTCCAGTCGACTCTTAGAGAAGCACATGGAAAGATTCTGCATTGGGCGAGAAACGGCTACT TATCATCAACCACAAGCATCAAAACCAAAGAGGCATAACTTAAGAAACTTGGAAGATGAGGAATACAAGCAACAAGGACCTGGTTTAAGAAGCTTAGATTCTACAGGAGGTGTTTCAAACAGTCAAACGTTGAAGAAACTAACTGAAGAG TTCCAGAAACTGAGGATGTCACTGGAAGACACTCTTCCTACATTCAGAATGCTCCAGACAAAG AATGACAACACCCAGCAAATACTCCACCAACAAGAATATTGGCAGCGCCAACAGCAAATGGCAGAAATGCATGAGCGCCAGTTGGCTGATATCCAAGCCAGAAACCAGCACTTGGAACAACAGAAGAATG AGATCCACAAACGCTTGGAGGAACTCAAACTAGGAAACTCAACTACATCTCATATAGAACAGTTGCTAGTGGAGCTCAATACTCAGGAGGGAAAAAACCAGCTAGCTTTGAATGCTCTGCGGGAACAAGTGGGACTTCTGCAGGTAGCAGCAGAGAACAG GAGTAAACCAGAACACCCTACCATGATAAAATCAGACAATGCTACAGACAAGGCAGAAGATAAAGTCTTCTTCAAATCTATGCCATTTCCACCAGCTGTTGGTCCTCTCTCTTCAGAGATACA GTCTGTATACTTGGCTTATGTACAGAGTGGAGGTAGTGATCACAACATCCTTCGTCAGATGTATGAGTTGCAAGTAGAGGCTGTAGGACTGGAGAAAACTGAAGCAAGGCCCGAACACAAGggcaggaagaaga AACATGAAAGCAGCCCCAGTGCCTTTTCACGGGGTCTAGATGCTGAACTCCTATCTGTTGAGCTGGAGAACCAGAGACTGGAAGATGAAATACTAAAGTTAAAGATCCTGAAGGACAGAAGGAGAATGGAAGATGGTAGATGGTCTGCCTACACTGCTGTAGTTGAGCCAAAGATAACAGCCTAG